From a single Deltaproteobacteria bacterium genomic region:
- a CDS encoding aminotransferase class III-fold pyridoxal phosphate-dependent enzyme: MTSEIEEKFGPRKMEDMWSRVFSYHPYKPVLDRAEGIYLYDTDGNRYIDVSGGPIAVNLGHGDKRISRAVAEQMDKFSFCHPTLSS, from the coding sequence ATGACATCAGAAATCGAAGAAAAGTTTGGGCCAAGGAAAATGGAAGACATGTGGAGCAGGGTTTTTTCTTATCATCCGTATAAGCCGGTCTTGGATCGGGCCGAGGGGATATATCTCTATGATACCGACGGGAATCGTTATATTGATGTATCCGGAGGGCCGATTGCTGTTAATCTGGGCCATGGCGACAAGCGCATCAGCAGGGCTGTGGCTGAGCAGATGGATAAATTTTCTTTTTGCCATCCCACCTTATCCAGCTAG
- a CDS encoding aspartate aminotransferase family protein — protein sequence MNTVFLVSGGSLAVETAIKLARQYHVEMGNVQKYKIITCHESYHGMTLGALSAAGGPGSQTKYIPFMQPWPHVHQPSSRPPSGMSTEEYARFCNYELEEAIHYAGGERHVAAFMATPVSAGEDYGFAAPKEYWESVREICDRYNVLFIADEVVTGFGRTGKWFCMEHFGVKPDIMITGKGISSLYAPLGAVVLSDKVNEPFAKGAAFVHGFTNQGHPVACAVGKTVIDIIEEDGLIENCAEVGSYLHSQADRLLKHPTIAEKRGKGLLMPVELVMNKETMEFFPMGAEAERKFQMIGLKNGLVFYATLYGPRRPVYHQRGLPLFIYTPICITSEQVDDMLDRFDTTLTEFEKEMGV from the coding sequence TTGAACACCGTTTTTCTTGTCTCAGGCGGTTCCCTGGCGGTGGAGACGGCTATCAAGCTGGCTCGTCAGTATCATGTCGAGATGGGAAACGTCCAGAAATACAAGATAATTACCTGTCATGAGAGCTATCATGGCATGACCCTGGGCGCTCTTTCCGCAGCCGGTGGTCCGGGGTCCCAAACTAAGTATATCCCCTTTATGCAGCCCTGGCCTCATGTCCATCAGCCCAGTTCCCGTCCGCCTTCAGGCATGAGCACCGAGGAGTATGCTCGCTTCTGTAACTATGAACTGGAAGAAGCTATTCATTATGCCGGTGGCGAACGGCACGTGGCGGCCTTTATGGCCACGCCCGTCAGTGCAGGGGAGGATTACGGGTTTGCGGCCCCCAAAGAGTACTGGGAAAGCGTCAGAGAGATTTGCGACCGATACAACGTTCTTTTCATCGCTGATGAGGTCGTGACTGGGTTCGGCCGCACCGGAAAGTGGTTTTGTATGGAGCACTTTGGTGTAAAGCCCGATATCATGATCACGGGCAAGGGGATCTCCAGCCTCTATGCCCCGCTCGGGGCGGTGGTCCTCAGCGATAAGGTCAATGAACCCTTTGCCAAAGGCGCGGCTTTTGTGCATGGCTTCACCAACCAGGGCCATCCTGTCGCCTGTGCCGTGGGTAAGACCGTTATTGACATTATCGAGGAAGACGGGCTGATAGAGAATTGTGCTGAAGTGGGTTCCTACCTCCATTCTCAGGCAGATCGGTTGCTTAAGCATCCTACCATCGCCGAGAAGCGCGGTAAAGGACTGCTTATGCCCGTTGAGCTGGTCATGAACAAGGAGACCATGGAGTTCTTTCCCATGGGCGCTGAAGCTGAACGCAAATTCCAGATGATCGGTTTGAAGAATGGTCTGGTCTTTTATGCCACTCTTTACGGGCCGCGAAGGCCGGTCTATCACCAACGAGGTCTTCCCCTCTTTATCTATACTCCCATATGCATCACCAGCGAGCAGGTTGATGACATGCTGGATCGTTTCGATACAACGTTGACTGAATTTGAAAAAGAAATGGGAGTCTAA
- the ggt gene encoding gamma-glutamyltransferase: protein MSSNLEQEVQALEKRGIRANPYRAGRTMTMSRHGIVASSHMLASQAGLDMLRSGGRAMDAAVATAATLAVVEPMMTGLGGDVFFLYYEAATGKVHGLNGSGRSPQGLSRDYFHSKEKERIDFNSWEAVTVPGAVDAWAAGLSRFGSKSMAEVLAPAISYAEKGFPLTEIVGLVWRSLASSLEDDPWAKRTYLVNGKAPAVGSVFKNPNLAASLKQIASNGPDAFYRGPIADEIVRYAKESGGFFTMEDFTEHASAWVEPISLSYRGYDVFQIPPNGQGIGVLLMLGILEGFDIDFMQHNSPEYLHLLIEAKKLAYADLVQWVADPEKNTLPVGGLLSKEYLASRRDLIDPQKAAVAAEPGLPSGSDTVYLTAIDKEGNAASFINSIFHPFGAKIVGGETGILLQNRGAGFTLESGHLNEYAPQKRPFHTIIPGMVLKDGRLYLSYGLMGGPMQPQGHVQFLMSHLDFGLTIQEAIDVPRFNHLSGLEVRLEHGTPLKTMEELEKMGHKIIPSPGTFFGGAQAILVDPSTGTFFGGSDPRKDGAALGY from the coding sequence ATGAGTTCTAATCTTGAACAGGAAGTTCAAGCACTTGAAAAGCGGGGAATTCGAGCCAATCCGTACCGTGCCGGCCGGACCATGACCATGAGCCGGCATGGGATCGTGGCCTCATCTCATATGCTGGCCTCACAAGCCGGTCTGGATATGCTGCGAAGCGGCGGCCGCGCCATGGATGCGGCCGTCGCCACCGCTGCTACACTGGCCGTGGTTGAACCGATGATGACCGGTTTAGGTGGTGACGTTTTTTTTCTCTATTATGAGGCCGCGACCGGAAAGGTACACGGTCTCAATGGGAGTGGTCGGTCGCCGCAAGGTCTGTCTCGGGATTACTTTCATTCAAAAGAAAAGGAAAGGATTGATTTTAATTCCTGGGAAGCCGTTACCGTCCCGGGGGCAGTGGACGCCTGGGCGGCAGGGCTCTCTAGATTTGGTTCTAAATCCATGGCCGAGGTGCTGGCTCCGGCGATCAGTTATGCTGAAAAAGGGTTTCCGCTTACAGAGATCGTCGGCCTTGTCTGGAGGTCTCTTGCCAGTTCCCTAGAAGATGATCCCTGGGCTAAACGAACTTATCTGGTTAATGGAAAAGCCCCGGCTGTCGGAAGTGTATTTAAAAATCCAAATTTGGCTGCATCACTCAAACAGATTGCCTCAAATGGGCCGGATGCCTTTTACCGGGGACCGATTGCCGATGAGATCGTCCGATATGCCAAGGAGTCAGGTGGATTTTTCACCATGGAAGACTTTACCGAGCACGCCTCGGCCTGGGTCGAACCAATCAGCTTAAGTTATCGCGGTTATGACGTTTTTCAGATACCTCCGAACGGACAAGGCATCGGCGTTCTCCTCATGCTTGGTATCCTGGAAGGTTTTGATATTGATTTCATGCAGCACAACTCGCCTGAATATCTGCATCTGCTCATCGAGGCCAAGAAGCTGGCCTATGCGGACCTTGTTCAGTGGGTCGCTGACCCTGAGAAAAACACGCTCCCGGTGGGAGGCCTGCTTTCCAAGGAGTATCTAGCTTCACGCCGGGATTTAATTGACCCTCAGAAGGCGGCTGTAGCGGCAGAACCGGGTCTGCCATCAGGCTCCGACACGGTCTACCTCACAGCCATTGACAAAGAAGGCAACGCTGCTTCGTTTATTAACTCTATCTTCCACCCCTTTGGCGCCAAGATTGTCGGTGGCGAAACAGGGATCCTCCTTCAAAACCGGGGCGCAGGGTTTACACTGGAGTCCGGTCATCTGAATGAGTATGCCCCTCAGAAACGCCCCTTTCACACCATTATCCCTGGCATGGTGCTTAAAGACGGCAGGCTTTACCTTTCATACGGCCTCATGGGCGGCCCGATGCAGCCTCAGGGTCATGTCCAGTTTCTCATGAGTCACCTTGATTTCGGCCTCACGATCCAGGAGGCGATTGATGTCCCCCGCTTCAATCACCTCAGTGGTCTTGAGGTCAGACTCGAACATGGCACACCACTTAAGACCATGGAAGAATTGGAAAAAATGGGGCACAAGATCATTCCCAGCCCTGGAACTTTTTTCGGCGGCGCTCAGGCCATCCTCGTTGATCCATCTACAGGCACCTTTTTCGGGGGCTCTGATCCTCGAAAGGACGGGGCTGCTTTAGGTTATTAA
- a CDS encoding sigma-54-dependent Fis family transcriptional regulator has product MSDQSSRPFLEDEAQLVLESASRSNKVKIENHKLKRPIPRKYDFSNFIGRSSSMQRIFEIIAKVAAIKITVLISGPSGTGKEMVARSIHLNSPRRDRPFIAINCGAVPGSLLESEFFGHAKGAFSGAYRVKKGLFEEADKGTLFLDEVSELPLDLQVKILRVIQEEEIRRLGEGAVRKLDFRIIAATNKPLEAEVRADRFREDLFYRLNVIHLTLPPLRERIEDIPLLAQHFLDRTTTRIKLGFKKLSAEAIEALTHYHWPGNVRELINVIEQAAIMSEGPIITLADLPLGPAPASESGIVVAIPEDRRDLKTTLKKVTALTERILIQRILEQTGQNRTRAAKRLGISRRALISKLQLYDLASASPNRKKSE; this is encoded by the coding sequence TTGTCTGACCAGAGCTCCAGGCCTTTTCTCGAAGATGAGGCTCAGCTCGTTCTGGAAAGTGCCTCAAGGTCTAATAAAGTCAAGATCGAGAATCATAAGCTCAAGAGGCCGATTCCGAGGAAATACGACTTTTCCAATTTTATCGGTCGTTCCTCTTCCATGCAGAGAATTTTCGAAATCATCGCCAAGGTTGCCGCGATCAAGATCACCGTCCTTATCTCCGGGCCAAGCGGGACTGGCAAGGAAATGGTGGCCAGGTCCATCCATTTAAATAGCCCTCGCCGGGATAGACCTTTTATAGCCATCAATTGCGGGGCTGTTCCGGGCAGCTTGCTGGAAAGCGAGTTTTTTGGTCATGCCAAAGGAGCTTTCTCAGGCGCGTACCGCGTTAAAAAGGGTCTGTTTGAAGAGGCCGATAAAGGGACTCTTTTTTTAGATGAAGTCAGCGAACTGCCTTTAGATTTGCAGGTCAAGATCCTTCGGGTCATTCAGGAAGAGGAGATTCGCCGGCTGGGGGAGGGCGCTGTCCGTAAACTGGACTTCCGAATCATCGCCGCGACAAATAAACCGCTCGAAGCCGAAGTCCGGGCAGATCGCTTCCGGGAAGACCTTTTCTATCGCCTTAACGTTATCCACCTCACCCTGCCGCCTTTGCGGGAAAGAATCGAGGATATCCCTCTTTTGGCCCAGCATTTTTTGGACCGGACCACTACCCGAATTAAACTGGGATTTAAGAAGCTGTCTGCTGAGGCCATCGAGGCCCTGACTCATTATCATTGGCCAGGCAACGTGCGCGAGCTGATCAATGTGATCGAGCAGGCGGCAATCATGTCTGAGGGGCCGATCATTACGCTGGCTGACCTGCCTCTTGGCCCAGCCCCGGCTTCGGAGAGTGGGATCGTTGTGGCCATTCCTGAAGACCGCCGCGATCTTAAAACCACCCTTAAAAAAGTGACGGCGCTGACTGAACGGATCCTCATCCAACGCATCCTTGAGCAGACCGGTCAAAACCGAACTCGAGCCGCTAAACGTCTGGGTATCAGCCGCCGGGCTCTTATATCTAAGCTTCAACTCTACGATCTGGCGTCTGCCTCACCCAACAGAAAGAAATCGGAATGA